The genomic window GAGAGCGTCATCGCTTCGATCTGATCGTGGGTAACGTAAACAATGGTGGTGCCCAGCTTCTGGTGCAGTTTCTTGATCTCGGTGCGCATGTCCACGCGCAGCTTCGCGTCAAGGTTGGAAAGCGGCTCATCGAACAGGAAGACGTCCGGGTCGCGCACCAGCGCCCGGCCCATGGCGACACGCTGGCGCTGCCCGCCGGAGAGCGCGCCGGGCTTGCGGTCCAGCAGCTGTTCGATCTGCAAAAGGCTCGCCACCTCGCGCATGGCCTTCTCGCGCTCGGCCTTCGGAACGCCGTGCATTTCGAGCCCGAAGGTGATGTTCTGGCCCACCGTCATGTTGGGGTAGAGCGCGTAGCTCTGGAACACCATGGCGATGTTGCGCCGCGAGGGGTGCACGCCGTTCATCACCTGATCCTTGATCCGGATCTCGCCGCTGGTGATGTCCTCCAGTCCGGCGATCATGTTGAGCAGGGTGGATTTCCCGCAGCCCGATGGCCCGACCAGCACGAGGAACTCCCCCTCTTCGACCGAGATGTCGACCTTGTGCAGGACTTCGACCGAGCCATAGGATTTGGTGGTGTTGTCGATGTCGAGAAAGCCCATGTGATTATCCTTTCACGGAGCCTGCCATCAGCCCGCGCACGAAGTAGCGGCCCGCGACGATGTAAACGAGAAGCGTGGGGAGGGCGGCGAGGATCGCGCCCGCGAAGTGAACGTTGTATTCCTTCACGCCGGTGGAGGATTGCACGAGGTTGTTGAGCGCCACCGTCATCGGCTGGCTGTCGGCCCCGGCAAACGACGCGCCGAAGAGGAAATCGTTCCAGATATTGGTGAACTGCCAGATGATCGAGACAACAGCGATCGGCCCCGAAGAGGGCAGCAGGATGCGCCAGAAGATCTGGAAGAAGCCCGCCCCGTCGATCTGCGCGGCGCGGATCAGCTCGGTGGGGAACACCGCGTAGTAGTTGCGGAAGTATAGCGTGGTGAAGCCGATCCCGTAGACGACATGCACCAGCACGAGCCCCCATGTCGTACCCGCAAGCCCCATCAGCCCCAGCATCCGCGCCATCGGGATCAGCACGATCTGGAAGGGGATGAAACAGGCAAAAAGCATCAGGCCAAAGAGGATCGTATCGCCCCGGAAGCGCCACTTCGTCAGCACATAGCCGTTGAGCGCGCCCAGCACGGTGGAGATCGCCACGGCAGGCACCACCATCTTGATCGAGTTCCAGAAATAGGGCTGCAGCCCGGTGGGATCGACGCCGATCTGTGCCGAGGACCACGCTTTGGCCCAAGGCTCCAGCGTGAAGACGCGGGGCAGATTCATCATGCCGCCGCCGGTGATTTCATCGAGCGGTTTCACCGAATTCACCACCATCACGTAGAGCGGCAGCAGGTAGAACAGGGAGAAGAGCAGCAGCAGCAGGTAGATCAGCGCGCGGGTGACGCGGCCGGTGCGGATGGCGGTAT from Pseudoruegeria sp. SHC-113 includes these protein-coding regions:
- a CDS encoding ABC transporter ATP-binding protein, whose amino-acid sequence is MGFLDIDNTTKSYGSVEVLHKVDISVEEGEFLVLVGPSGCGKSTLLNMIAGLEDITSGEIRIKDQVMNGVHPSRRNIAMVFQSYALYPNMTVGQNITFGLEMHGVPKAEREKAMREVASLLQIEQLLDRKPGALSGGQRQRVAMGRALVRDPDVFLFDEPLSNLDAKLRVDMRTEIKKLHQKLGTTIVYVTHDQIEAMTLSTRIAVMYGGYVQQLGTPQEIYDTPANIFVATFMGSPAMNVVPATVAVENGVPMAVVALHDGTKTTLPFSQQNLTAWEGREIMLGIRPETITDEDAADRKSANIAPMVNRIVVTEPAGSDTFVTMTLGGKDVIARMRSDADVRPGAEFTFAVNMEKAVAFDPETEMRILP
- a CDS encoding carbohydrate ABC transporter permease, which produces MSVATQDTAIRTGRVTRALIYLLLLLFSLFYLLPLYVMVVNSVKPLDEITGGGMMNLPRVFTLEPWAKAWSSAQIGVDPTGLQPYFWNSIKMVVPAVAISTVLGALNGYVLTKWRFRGDTILFGLMLFACFIPFQIVLIPMARMLGLMGLAGTTWGLVLVHVVYGIGFTTLYFRNYYAVFPTELIRAAQIDGAGFFQIFWRILLPSSGPIAVVSIIWQFTNIWNDFLFGASFAGADSQPMTVALNNLVQSSTGVKEYNVHFAGAILAALPTLLVYIVAGRYFVRGLMAGSVKG